TGGCCCATGATAATAAATAATCAGCTGTTTAAAATTTTCCCTCAAAGTGTGTTTATCTCGATTTTCAATAATACGCATGCGTTTTGAACTGACCATGAAAGCGCATTATCATATGTTAACAGATACATAACCTTCTACacatatttgtacatatttacttgtttcttccgtaaaaaattttaaaaagtaatcaaacaaaatttctttataGCATAAAATTATCAGTGATAGCAGTTTTTAATTAAGGATCGATTACGATTAACCGATATTATAAAAGTTAACTAAGCTCGTAAGACAATAATTTCGAACAATTGGAAAACAGTACGTATTTTTAACATACAGTTGTATGCAGACGAGTAAAATGAATGTtatatactttaaaaaattaaaaaataaaataacacaaCCTGCTACTTTGAACTTTCATGTATATTACTTAATTTCATTCTTATTTATGAACGAAAGTCGATTACGTTcataacaataattttgttattatggTCGATATTTTAGATCATATTCATAAACTGAGTATGTCCAGAAGGAAACTGGGCAGTGACAGACAATTCAGCAACGTGGATTATACTCAGCTTACAGAAACTGATAGTGGCTTCATTGATTCTCAGGTTATCATTATGTTTTGTGCACGCTTTAAATATCTTGTCTTACAATAACATAAGCATATTAGCAAACACAAAGTTATTTTTAACAGTTTGTGAATCCACCTGTAAAAATACCATGGAAAGCTATTACGTTAGCAGCTCTTCTCTTTATTGGTGGTACCATTATGCTTATCATGGGAAGTCTAATCGTGAGTGGACACTTTGACTCTAAGGTAAGACTTTCTAAAAGGATGGTCAGAATATATTAAAATCAGCAAGGTATAACATCAGCTGATTTAAGTTGTGTTTAATAGacatttttatctttttacAGTACTCAGATCGTATGTGGCCAGTTATTATTTTAGGTATTTTAATGTTCATACCGGGAGCTTATCATATGAGGGTAGCTGTTTTAGCATATCAGAAAGTGCCAGGTTATTCCTTTGATGATATACCAGAGTTTGACTAATCAATTGTTATTTCATTAGTATGTTATGTGTTCCATCTATATGGATTTATTTAGCATATTGTTATAggtgttaaattataaatatttatatttttgtgataatTAAACTGATTACAAATCTCTAAAGAATGCGTAGGGCAATGCAATACagtattatattacaatatttgtaCATATGCAAATGAATAGTAAGCTTAAAATTGCACATTCTTGTAACATATATAACTTTATGTTCAAAGTAGTAACATTGCATTGGTATAAATTGTATGTTTACAGCTTTTGAATTTGATATATAATATTAAGACTAGGTACAGAATAtaccaaaaataattataatactgacttaaaattattttattgtatgcaCAGCTATATACctttaaatgtacatatattatcacaaattcgttattatttcgtaataataataatagtaagttttatagttttcttataatatattttaatttttcacaaaaCATTCAACTCAAAATTATGAGTtacgttttataatttataataaacggtgtacaatgtaaatataattgtatctgtcaattactgtatttagaattgaaaaattaaaattatacttcaGAATTAAACAATGATCAGAGTATGTAGATGCATTATAcactacaaatttcaaaacataaaattttatctttttataCAAAACTCGATAAACTATTACAATTAAGATACTTTAATTAGCCTTGATTATGTTAAATATCCTACTTAAACACGTGATTATACTTAATAAACAAAGATACATTGGCAAATTATTCATAGTGTTCCGATTGCAAATACGCCAGGACGCtcttattaattaatttgcatATCTTACCTGTAGTGCAATGTGATACGGTAATAGGTGgatcaaatttttctttcaatagatttctcattaatattttacttcttcTAATTTTTTCATTATAATAGTGACTCGTTTCCGTATCGTAATTAACTTGTTTTTCTAATGAAATATTctgtgaagaaaataaaaattaatgaaactacGTATTTCGATttgttctaaataaaatatacaaaaaattgcaACTTACTTCAAAAATAAGATACACACTTAGTTGTCTTGGAGAAATTCGATCAATTGCGTGCCCAATATTGGATAAAAGTTGTTTCATTAAGTCAGTAATTGCAAGAAACATTTCTTCTCTTGTCCAGTCAGAATTTATAATAAGATGTATTACTGGATGAAACTAATCTCGAATAATGGTAAATATAATACGTACATtaacatattataatatttcagaataataaaaaaataatcttactttattcaataaaaaaataaatgattacaGGTATATCAACACACCTGTGGCTTAGAGTATATTCCCAAAGCAACTGCATTTTGATATAATTGTTTCGCCAAAAACATATCACTGTGAACTAATGTAGCGATCAGTGCACGGTATGTAATTGCATCTAGTGTAAAATAATAGCTATCAATTAATCTTCCGACTTCTATAATCAGCTCATGATTTTCTTTTGATAAAAGTACTGACACTATTTTGTTTGCACAATCAGTAAGATCTAAAACAAACAGCATGTGTTTAAATATTAATGCTTAGTCTATATTTGTATACTTTTCTTACCTATTGGATAAAAGTTACTATACTGATCCGcaatcaaaaattgaaataaaaaaaatgcatgTTCTGGAAACATTGTGCAAAGTGCGTCTAATAAAAGCGTTATAATTTGAGATCTTGTATAATCATCCTTTCTCGTACTTTGTACCTTCCATTTAGATCgattagtaaaaataatattacactctgaaaatataagttattttagaaaatttgaacttAAAGAACTTAACTGTTAACTCACGTTTAAATAAAGTTAAAGCTTCTACAGGTTGTTGATTTGCTAAATAAATCTCTGCAAATAGCATAATAGTTGCCGCGttaaattgatataaattaatattgctttTTAACATAATATATACATCTTTGAGCAATGTATGTGCTAGCACCCACAAACTGTTCTCAGCCAGATAGGCCAAAATGCAAATAGCAATGTCAAGTAACATTTGATACAGTACTCCTGTTGATCCAATTCGGACTGTAATGTCCAAAAAAAAGCATTAAATtaggtacatttttaaataatcatcaaaatcatatttcaataattttattttatttatattttcgtcAATACAAAGGtacttatataaattattattatactatacaaagtaataaatttatactgatttatacaaaataacatATATTTATGCATCTAAAATGAGTATtgcttaaataaaaatatggaaatgaatataaatctagtatttgtaatttaaactaaattgcttcttattattttatacgaaaattgcaatataaaaacAAGTACGTAAATATCTAAACACAAGATTaacaaatgaaaaagaaaaagaaacatgaTTTTGGTAatcttgtattttattaaaactacGACATTTAATTAAGTTGTAGATTACCTGCTTCTACAATAAGTTTACTCAGATGATATTGAGAATGCATTATTTCATTGCACAAAATTTGGTAACATGCACAAGTAAAAACTGACTGTTCAGTTTCCTTAACTGAATTAAGAATTTTCATGACGTGATCGTAATCATTATTCTCAAGTCCTTGTTGAAGACTATAAACATCGATATAAAACTTCCAAAACTTTTTTCTCCCGTGTACAGAATATGGTCTTGCTAAATTATCTAAGAAATACGTGTGATAATTTGAATGTTGCATGTAGTTAtacgaaaatatataaaagaaaaacgGAAATCATTTGTAAATCTTTACCTATTGGGTGCAATCTATAACCAGAATTTTCATTATGTGTATCTGTGTTATTACCATTTTCGGTATCCGTTTTGTCAGAATTATTATTTTGGtgaaatgttttagaatttgtatTAGTAGCTGAATTAATACTACTGATTGATTCTGTTAATGCATCTTGTTTTACCTCTGaattattttcagatttaattagattgtcaaaagttaataataaatcCTTATTTATTTCGGAACAACTGTTCGTGTTaagtttttgtataatattaatatttatatcctGAAGGtgtttttttgtaataatacattCTCGTAGAACTTTTTCTATAATCTGTGGCtctaaatattttgtttgtattaataaatttctaaaggtATCCCAATATGCACCACATTCTGTAGCCCTTTGTAAAACACCCAACATCCAATTCAcgaaattaaaatcatatttgtTCACAATAGTCTCTAATGTATTGCTAACTACTTTTAAAGTTTTACTATTTGTTTTTAACCACTGAATAATACCAATTATCATTTTGTTAGTTATACTTTTTAATTCATATaacttttttagtatttttaatatataaacaatGTTCCTACTGGCATAAAGCATTATTTCCAAAACaactttttcaataaaaattataaaattttttaatgccaACTCTTTTAACACCTCAAAGAAATATTGTTCGTCATTACGATATAATAAATCCATAGTCAATAGAAACTGCATAATATAAACAgaaatatgttacataaaataaaaaatactactTGTGAAAATGCAGATAATAATATAACGATTGCATACATACATTGTGTTTAAAAGTGCAGTTATTCCTTAAACATTCACCAc
Above is a genomic segment from Megachile rotundata isolate GNS110a chromosome 15, iyMegRotu1, whole genome shotgun sequence containing:
- the LOC100882182 gene encoding transmembrane protein 230 isoform X1, with protein sequence MWTNCFGADHIHKLSMSRRKLGSDRQFSNVDYTQLTETDSGFIDSQFVNPPVKIPWKAITLAALLFIGGTIMLIMGSLIVSGHFDSKYSDRMWPVIILGILMFIPGAYHMRVAVLAYQKVPGYSFDDIPEFD
- the LOC100882182 gene encoding transmembrane protein 230 isoform X2 yields the protein MSRRKLGSDRQFSNVDYTQLTETDSGFIDSQFVNPPVKIPWKAITLAALLFIGGTIMLIMGSLIVSGHFDSKYSDRMWPVIILGILMFIPGAYHMRVAVLAYQKVPGYSFDDIPEFD